CTGGGTTTGGAGTTCTCGGTCTCCCGTTTATTAAAGTCTGGTAAAGCCATTCTGACCGGGGGGATGTTCTATGTTGGCCTGAATTTTGTCTCTGGATTGCTGTTGGGGTGGTTCATGGATCTGCCCCTTCAGGAGACACTTGTTGTCTGCGGGATCATGACCAGCTCTTCTACAGCCATTGTAGCTAAAGTGCTCGTTGATCTGAAACGCACGGCAAACCCTGAAACAGAGATTATCATGGGCATGATCATGTTTGATGACTTGTTCATCGCGATTCATATCTCCATCCTGACTGGGCTTGTGCTCAGCGGGGCAACTTCATTCTTAAGTGTTCTGCTGGTATCGCTGTCTGCCCTGCTGTTTATTGTGCTGTTCCTGATTATTGGCAGGAAAAGCATCAAATATATTGATAAGGCACTGAATATCAAGTCATCAGAGTTGTTTCTGCTTACTGTCATGACACTGCTCTTCCTGGTGGCTGGTTTCTCGGAGACACTGCATGTAGCGGAAGCTATTGGAGCGTTGATGATGGGGCTTGTGCTGGGCGAATCAAGACATGTGAGTCGGATTGAACATCAGATCATGCCTTTCAAAGATTTTTTTGGTGCAATTTTCTTCTTCAGTTTTGGCCTGACCATCGAGCCGGCTTCACTTGGCGGAGCTGTTGGGATGACGATTATTGCCGTTATTCTGACGATTGCCAGTAACTATGGTGCAGGTATGATTGCTGGCAGATTGGCTGGAATGAGCCCTAAGGCCTCGTTGAATGTGGGCTTTACCTTGGTCTCGCGGGGCGAATTCTCCATTATCATGGCGAACATCGGCAAGGCCGGAGGGCTGATGGCATCCATCCAATCGTTTGCCGTGTTGTATGTGTTAATTCTGGCTGTGCTGGGGCCTATCCTGACAAAAGAATCTCCGCGGATCTATGCTCAGTATGCGCGGCTAAGGAAGCGGATGAAACGAAGGGAAACAGGTTGAGTCAAACGCTGGCTGTCCTTGGACAGACCGGGTATTCTGACCGTAGTGTTTAATAGGCGCCACACCATTCGGAGAGAGAAAT
The nucleotide sequence above comes from Paenibacillus sp. W2I17. Encoded proteins:
- a CDS encoding cation:proton antiporter, translating into MDMLIFEVGIAVALITLTGLISSRLRFSVIPFYILIGMAVGPHAPQIGIVDLRFIESSTFIEFMGRLGILFLLFYLGLEFSVSRLLKSGKAILTGGMFYVGLNFVSGLLLGWFMDLPLQETLVVCGIMTSSSTAIVAKVLVDLKRTANPETEIIMGMIMFDDLFIAIHISILTGLVLSGATSFLSVLLVSLSALLFIVLFLIIGRKSIKYIDKALNIKSSELFLLTVMTLLFLVAGFSETLHVAEAIGALMMGLVLGESRHVSRIEHQIMPFKDFFGAIFFFSFGLTIEPASLGGAVGMTIIAVILTIASNYGAGMIAGRLAGMSPKASLNVGFTLVSRGEFSIIMANIGKAGGLMASIQSFAVLYVLILAVLGPILTKESPRIYAQYARLRKRMKRRETG